From the Synechococcus sp. KORDI-49 genome, the window CTGAAGCGGGGATCCCTGGTGGTGAATTCGTCCCAGGGTGGAGGCTGCAAGGACACCTGGGTGGTGAGTGAGAACCCTGTATCTGCTCCGAGACAGGAGGCATTGCCGTGCTGAGCCGAGTGGCTGATTCGCTGTACTGGATCAACCGGTACATCGAACGCGCCGAGAACATCTCACGGTTCCTCGAAGTGAGTGAAGCCATGGCACTGGACTGCCCACCCGGCAGCGCGGAACCCTGGCTGCCCCTTGTCGATGCCATTGGTGATCGGGACAGCTTCGAGCAGATGTATTCCCAGGGATCTCCGAAAGAGGTCGTGAGCTTTCTGCTTCTGGATCGCGACAACCCGAACAGCATCGTCAGTTGCATCGCCAATGCCCGTGAAAACGCAAGGCAGATCAGAGATGTGATCACCACCGAAATGTGGGAGCAGCTGAACGATCTTTACTGGAACGTGCAGGACGGCGAAGCGCTCTGGCAAGAACCGGATCAGGAGCAGCTGCGCAGCATCCGGAGAGGTTGTCAGCTCTTCTACGGCATCACCGACGTCACCCTCAACCGGGATCAGACATGGCTGTTCAGCCGACTGGGCCGGCTGATCGAACGGGCGGACAAAACCTCACGCATCCTCGACGTGAAATATTTCCTGCTGCTGCCAGCGCCCACGGAAGTGGGGGGGGTGCTGGATGAACTGCAATGGATCTCTCTGCTGCGCACAGCTGGCGCTTATCAGATGTATCGCCAGAGCGTGCAACAGGCCATCACACCGTCATCGGTGGCTCGGTTTCTGTTGCTGGATCCGATCTTTCCCCGTTCCGTGCGTTTCTGCCTTCAGGCGATCAATGAAACCCTGTCGCAGATTCAACGGGCCCCCCAGGCAGGGCCTCCGGATGACCTCGAATGTCTGCGGGGTCAGGTGCTCGCCAAATGGAGTTACATCCGCATTGATGTTCTGATCGAGCGCGGACTGCATGAAGCCATCGATCAATTGCAAACCGACCTGAACCAGCTGCATGCCTTGATTCACAACCGATATTTCATCACCGGCGACCTCGCCTCCACCCCCTCTGACCCCTCATGCGCGCTCAGCTGACCCATAGCCTCACCTACCGCTACGAGGCCCCGGTTCAGCTCGGCGAACACAGGCTCTGCCTGCGTCCTCGCGCCCAGGGCCATCAACATCTGATCGAGCACAGCCTTCGGATCACGCCTGAACCGAGCCACAGCCATGACCTCCTGGCTGCCAGCGGGGATGCCATCCAACGCGTCCGCTTCTTCGGACCCACCGACGCCTTGCACATTCAGGCCAGCAGCCTGGTGGTGACACACCCGGCTGCACCGCTGCTGGACTGCTTCAACGGTCTTGAACCGCCCCTCCCTTACCCCCGGCGACAACTCAACCAGGATCTGCTCGGAGCACTCGAAGGCTGGCTACCCAATGGCCAGCACGATCCTTCCGCTGTGGAGCTGGCACAGGATGCGCTGATGGGCAGCAATCAACAGGTGCTGCCGTTCCTCCATCAATTGATGGAGATGATTCAGGATCGGGTGAAGTACACCCAGCGCCACGCGGGTCCGGCCTGGCCAGCAGGCCGGACCTTGCGCGAACGGATCGGATCCTGCCGGGATCTGGCGATGCTGATGACGGAGTGCTGCCGCAGTATTGGACTGCCGGCTCGCTTTGCGAGTGGTTATCACCTCGCCGACCCGGCACCGCAGAGTTACGACCTGCATGCCTGGACCGAGGTGTATCTGCCGGGGGCCGGCTGGCGTGGCTTCGATCCCAGTGCGGGCGGCGAAATCACCGAGCGCTACATCGTTCTGGCCAGTTCCTCGAAACCCGATCTCACCGCAGCCGTCTGCGGCACCTTCAGTGGCCCACCAGGAACGGTCAGCGAGCTGAGCTGGTTGATCGAAGCGATGGTGGAATCAGAATCCGACCAGAACCACGCACCCAGCCTGATTCAGGCCGCCTGAAGCTCTGGTTCCACTCCATGAAGGCATGGTTTCGGCGCTGTGATGGTCGTGGCATCCATCAAGGCCGGAATGCGAGCACTGTTGTAAACGCGGAATTCATTCACGAGGGAGACTCCCTGCTCGCGCACGGCCTGGTTCAGGACGACCGAACCATCGGGATCTGACACCGAACGATGGAAGGTGCCCGGAGGAATGCGCAGGATGTCGCCGCCACTCTCCAATCTCACGATGTGGAACGGCTTCTCCCAGGCCAGATTCACGAGATAGAACGTGCGACCGCCACTGGCGGCAAGCAGATTGTCCTCCTGGTGAGGATGAAGATAGAACTGCCAGGCGCCACTGGCCGGATCGTTGGGTGGGCTGGTCGCCGGCCCGGTGTGAATCACCAGGTCACGGGCATTCGATGTTCCCACGGTGACATCGAAGAAGCGAACCGATGGTGTGTCGCGGAAGCGTTCGTAGGCCAGCAGTTCAAACATCAAACCGGGTCGATGAAAACCCGAACACTGCATGTGTTGTACCGGGAGAAGCCTTGGGAAATGGTCGCGACAGCAACGGTTCACCCCCCCAGATAGGCCATCTCCGCATGTTGGTTTGAATCAGCGTTGCCATGACGCTCCTCGCTGTAGCGATCGCTTCGCCGATGCCAGAGAGCGGCCATGGTCCGCTCGAGCTCTGACTCCACGTCCAGTACCGGGGTCAGATCCGTGCCCTCCGCTGCGAACAGACAGGTGAAGGCACGGCCATCGGCCGTGACGCGCAAACGGTTGCAATCCGAACAGAAGGGCTCACTGATGGAGGCGATCACACCGAGGCAGCCTCCACCGTCGGCGTAACGCCAACTCCGCGCTGTACCGCTCACAGGGCGACCGAGCGGCTGGAGCGGCCACCGCGCACCGATGCGCTTCACCATTTCAGCGGCCGGGAGAACCTGCTGCGGACGCCAGCCGTTGCGATTGCCGACATCCATGAATTCGATCAGACGCAGCTCAAGCCCCCACCGCCGCGCCAGATCCGCCAGGGGAATCAACTGATCGTCATTCACAGTCCGCTGAATCACGGCATTGAGCTTCAGGCCACCGGCAGCAGGATCAAAACCGGCTGACGTGGCAGCCTGCAGCCCGGCAAACACCTGCTGCAGGAGGCGTTCACCGGCCGGAACACCGCCACGGAGGCCGGCCATGCGCGCTGCCACCTCTGGATCGACAGCATCGAGACTGACGGTGATCCGATCCAGACCGGACGCACGAAGTGCCGTCGCCCGATCGGACGTCAGCAGCACGCCGTTGCTGGTGAGAGCGACCTCGCGCAACCGGTTGAGAGGATCACCGAGCGTCTCCCGTCCGTTGTGAATCTGCTGAAGCAGAGGGAGCAAGCGGTCACTCAGCAGGGGTTCACCCCCGGTGAGCCGCAGGGTGTGCACGCCGAGACGACAGGCAACCCGAATCAGACGCAACTGCTGCTCCAGACTCAGCAGGCCTGGAGGATCCTCCGCATCGGGGCAGCAGTACGGGCAGCTCAGATTGCAGCGGGCTGTTAACGACAACCGCAACACACCCAGCGTCCGAGAACGCTGATCAGCAACCGATGGCTCACTGGTCATGGGGTCAACGCTGCCAGATCCTCGGGTCGGTTCGCATTGAGCAGCACATCGCGCGGCAATCGCACCGTCTGCAGCGGCAGCCGGTCCAACCAGTCCAGCCAACGCCACTGGCCGGCGGTGAGTTGCTCGATGAGGGCCGTTTGAAACGGTGCCCCCGATGGGATCACCGCCAGAAGTGGCTGCAGACGCTCGCCGTCATGCGCAACGGCGATCCGATCCGGCCTGCATTGCCAGGCCATGATCAACTGCCTGAAGGTGTCCGTTCTGAGTCGCGGCATATCCACAGGAAGAACCAGCACCGCCTGCCCCGGTGTCGACGGCAACACCCTGGCCAGGGCATTCAGCGGCCCGCTCCAGGGCGGCGGTTCCAGCAGAACACGCACGTCGGAACGATGCGCCAGTTGATCGGCATGGGTCTGATGACGACTGACGACCTGGACCGGGAGTTCAAGGGGCAGCAACTGATCCACAATCGCCGTGAGCCAGACACCACCATCGGGATGAGGCAACAACGCCTTATCGCGTCCCATGCGTCGGCTGTCGCCACCACTGAGCAGACACACCTGCAGGAGTGGATTCACGCCAGCGAATGAAGTTATGGAAGATCTAGGACGCCGTGGTCTTGCAGTAGTGCTTACTACCAGATCGATCCACAGAAAATATCCTGATCAATATCATCAGTCGATTCAATGTGCGGCAGAGTACAGAAACCAGCCAGTTGGTAACCAATTAAACCAACAGATTCATCGCACATTGGTTGAATGCGCCACTTAACGGATATTTTTCGACCGTTTCGCCACCCACGGGCACCCTTTCGTTTTGAAGCCCGCGGTTTCAACATTTCTCCTTTCAATGCTTGGCGACCTTTGGTCGTTCCAGGGCAGGTACCGCACCCTCCACCTCACCTGGATCGCCTTCTTCCTGACCTTCGTGGTCTGGTTCAACCTGGCCCCTCTGGCCACCACCGTGAAAGCGGATCTCGGATTGACCGTTGGTCAGATCCGCACCGTGGCCATCTGCAACGTGGCCCTCACCATTCCGGCTCGCGTGCTGATCGGCATGCTGCTGGACAAATTCGGTCCTCGGATCACCTACTCCAGCATCCTGGTTTTTTCGGTGATTCCCTGCCTGCTTTTTGCGTCCGCCCAGGACTTCAACCAGCTGGTGGTGGCGCGTCTGCTGCTCTCCATCGTCGGCGCCGGCTTCGTGATCGGCATCCGCATGGTGGCCGAATGGTTCCCGCCCAAGGAAATCGGCCTGGCTGAGGGCGTCTATGGCGGCTGGGGCAACTTCGGCTCCGCCTTCTCGGCCCTCACCATGGTCGCCCTCGCCGGCTTCCTCTCCTTCTCCGGCGGCTTTGAACTGCCCACCGGTGCTGTTCTCAACTGGCGCGGTGCGATCGCGCTCACCGGCATCATCTCGGCGCTGTACGGCGTCTTCTACTTCTTCAACGTCACCGACACCCCCCCGGGCAAGACGTACCAGCGTCCGGAACGGACCGCTGGTCTGGAAGTGACCTCGATGCGCGATTTCTGGGGCCTGCTGGGCATGAATGTGCCCTTCGCCGCCATCCTTTGCGTGCTCTGCTGGCGCCTGCAGAAAGTGGGCTTCCTCACGCCGGCCACCTATCCCCTGGCCCTGGGTGCCGTGGCCGTCTGGTTCGCATTCCAGACCTGGGGAATCATCCGCACCAACCGCGAGCTGATCCTCGGCACCAAGGTCTATCCCAAGGAAGACCGCTATGAATTCCGCCAGGTGGCGATTCTCGAGCTCACCTACATCGTGAACTTCGGGTCCGAACTGGCCGTGGTGTCGATGCTGCCCACCTTCTTCGAAACCACCTTCGATCTGCCGAAGGCCACCGCCGGCATCCTGGCCTCCTGCTTCGCTTTTGTGAACCTGGTGGCCCGCCCCGCCGGTGGTCTGATCTCTGACAGCGTCGGCAGCCGCAAGAACACCATGGGCTTCCTCACCGCCGGCCTGGGCATCGGCTATCTGGTAATGAGCATGATCAAGCCGGGCACCTTCTCCGGTTCCACCGGCATCTTTGTGGCCGTGGTGATCACCATGCTCGCCTCCTTCTTCGTGCAGTCCGGTGAAGGCGCCACCTTCGCGCTGGTGCCCTTGGTCAAGCGCCGCGTCACCGGTCAGGTGGCTGGTCTGGTGGGCGCCTACGGAAACGTCGGTGCTGTGACCTACCTCACCATTTTCAGCCTGCTGCCGATGTGGATGGGCGGTGGCGGCGAACCCACCCCCGAGGTGATCGCGGCTTCCAACAGCGCCTTCTTCCAGATCCTGGGCGTGGCTGGACTGATCGTGGCCTTCTTCTGCTTCTTCTTCCTCAAAGAGCCCAAGGGTTCCTTCGCGGAACTTCACGAAGGCGAAGTGGCCTGAGCCACCTCCATCGGCAGCGATTGATCACTGCCCATCAGCCCGGGGCTTCGGCCCCGGGTTTCGTTCTTGATCCCTTGTCCAGATGAGCGACGGTCCCCGCAGCGTCCGCAGTCAGTGCCCGTACTGCGGTGTGGGCTGTGGCCTCGAACTCCTTCCACCGGCTGTGAAGGGCCAGGCGGTGAAGCGGGACGCCGAAGGCAACCCGATGTGGACCGCCCGTGGCGACCGGCAGCATCCCTCCAGCCTGGGACAGGTCTGCATCAAGGGGGCAACGGTCGGAGAGACCCTGGCCAGAGGTCGGCTGCGTCAGCCCCTGTTCCGCAGCAGCCTCGAGGACGACTTCGCCCCGATCAGCTGGGACGATGCTCTCGGTCGGATCACCGACCAGATCCGCAGCAGCGTGTCGAGGCGCGGCAACGCCGATGCCATCGCCATGTATGGCTCAGGGCAGTTCCACACCGAGGACTACTACCTCGCCCAGAAGCTGTTGAAGGGTGCGCTGGGCACCAACAATTTCGACGCGAACTCAAGGCTCTGCATGAGTTCGGCTGTGGCCGGCTACACCCGCAGCCTGGGATCGGACGGCCCTCCGTGCTGCTACGAGGATCTGGATCACTGCAGCGTGGCCTTCCTGATCGGCACCAACACGGCCGAATGCCACCCGGTGCTGTTCCAGCGACTGCTGAAACGCAGAAAACGCAATCCCGGCAGCGTGAAAATCGTGGTGGTGGACCCACGCCGCACCGACACCGCCAAAGCCGCCGACATTCACCTGCCGATCGCACCGGGCAGTGACCTGGCGCTGCTGCACGGGATCGCCCACCTCGTGCTGCGCGAGAACGGACAGGACGCCACGTTCATCGACGACCACACCGACAACTACGA encodes:
- a CDS encoding transglutaminase family protein, whose protein sequence is MRAQLTHSLTYRYEAPVQLGEHRLCLRPRAQGHQHLIEHSLRITPEPSHSHDLLAASGDAIQRVRFFGPTDALHIQASSLVVTHPAAPLLDCFNGLEPPLPYPRRQLNQDLLGALEGWLPNGQHDPSAVELAQDALMGSNQQVLPFLHQLMEMIQDRVKYTQRHAGPAWPAGRTLRERIGSCRDLAMLMTECCRSIGLPARFASGYHLADPAPQSYDLHAWTEVYLPGAGWRGFDPSAGGEITERYIVLASSSKPDLTAAVCGTFSGPPGTVSELSWLIEAMVESESDQNHAPSLIQAA
- a CDS encoding molybdenum cofactor guanylyltransferase — encoded protein: MNPLLQVCLLSGGDSRRMGRDKALLPHPDGGVWLTAIVDQLLPLELPVQVVSRHQTHADQLAHRSDVRVLLEPPPWSGPLNALARVLPSTPGQAVLVLPVDMPRLRTDTFRQLIMAWQCRPDRIAVAHDGERLQPLLAVIPSGAPFQTALIEQLTAGQWRWLDWLDRLPLQTVRLPRDVLLNANRPEDLAALTP
- a CDS encoding NarK family nitrate/nitrite MFS transporter produces the protein MLGDLWSFQGRYRTLHLTWIAFFLTFVVWFNLAPLATTVKADLGLTVGQIRTVAICNVALTIPARVLIGMLLDKFGPRITYSSILVFSVIPCLLFASAQDFNQLVVARLLLSIVGAGFVIGIRMVAEWFPPKEIGLAEGVYGGWGNFGSAFSALTMVALAGFLSFSGGFELPTGAVLNWRGAIALTGIISALYGVFYFFNVTDTPPGKTYQRPERTAGLEVTSMRDFWGLLGMNVPFAAILCVLCWRLQKVGFLTPATYPLALGAVAVWFAFQTWGIIRTNRELILGTKVYPKEDRYEFRQVAILELTYIVNFGSELAVVSMLPTFFETTFDLPKATAGILASCFAFVNLVARPAGGLISDSVGSRKNTMGFLTAGLGIGYLVMSMIKPGTFSGSTGIFVAVVITMLASFFVQSGEGATFALVPLVKRRVTGQVAGLVGAYGNVGAVTYLTIFSLLPMWMGGGGEPTPEVIAASNSAFFQILGVAGLIVAFFCFFFLKEPKGSFAELHEGEVA
- a CDS encoding alpha-E domain-containing protein — translated: MLSRVADSLYWINRYIERAENISRFLEVSEAMALDCPPGSAEPWLPLVDAIGDRDSFEQMYSQGSPKEVVSFLLLDRDNPNSIVSCIANARENARQIRDVITTEMWEQLNDLYWNVQDGEALWQEPDQEQLRSIRRGCQLFYGITDVTLNRDQTWLFSRLGRLIERADKTSRILDVKYFLLLPAPTEVGGVLDELQWISLLRTAGAYQMYRQSVQQAITPSSVARFLLLDPIFPRSVRFCLQAINETLSQIQRAPQAGPPDDLECLRGQVLAKWSYIRIDVLIERGLHEAIDQLQTDLNQLHALIHNRYFITGDLASTPSDPSCALS
- a CDS encoding GTP 3',8-cyclase MoaA, coding for MTSEPSVADQRSRTLGVLRLSLTARCNLSCPYCCPDAEDPPGLLSLEQQLRLIRVACRLGVHTLRLTGGEPLLSDRLLPLLQQIHNGRETLGDPLNRLREVALTSNGVLLTSDRATALRASGLDRITVSLDAVDPEVAARMAGLRGGVPAGERLLQQVFAGLQAATSAGFDPAAGGLKLNAVIQRTVNDDQLIPLADLARRWGLELRLIEFMDVGNRNGWRPQQVLPAAEMVKRIGARWPLQPLGRPVSGTARSWRYADGGGCLGVIASISEPFCSDCNRLRVTADGRAFTCLFAAEGTDLTPVLDVESELERTMAALWHRRSDRYSEERHGNADSNQHAEMAYLGG